The segment GTGGGTGGGGCTTAGCAATGCAATATGAGGTAGAACGTACAAACTGTCTACTGCAGCTTTACAATTTAAgtataaatttaatttggttCATTTGTCACGTTGCTCGATTCAAATCTTCTTTTGATTGAAGCCCCATATTAATCATTTAACGTCTATAACGCGTTGATGATGTGGGTCAGGTCGCGGAAACTGCTGGGCGCAGAGGATTTCATGTTTTGTGATCGACCGGCCCAACTTTCCATCAAACACAGACgacagaacaacaacacagacattCCCCTGTCTGGAGTGTACCTGAGGGGCGATCGTTTAGGCGTGGCCACTCCGTAGCCTTTGGAGTCCAGGTTTCCTCCTACTTTCATGGTGTCGCAGGGCTTCCTCTGCTCAATGTACTCATTCATGGAGGACTCCAGCAGGTAGGCATACTTCCCCTTTGACTTTCTGACTCTGTTCACACCCTCATTGGTGCTCTTGACAAACACCGACGGGTCTGCGCTCCGCATGTAAGACCACATTTTCTCGAAAACTGCTATCTTTGACCGCTAGAGTTGTAAATGGAGAGGAAAAGGATAATTAAGTTGACTAATTCTTAATTCAAAGTCATCTTTCACTGGAGCTAAACTGTTGCTAAAGAcgaaaatttaaattattccaTTCAAAGGTGAGACAACGGAGAACATGGTGGACCTCTGCTGGTTCCTGTCTGGTATTGACTCACACTGAAAAACTCTTTGGTGGAACCTCCATCCAGGGTGCCGTAGGCGATTTCAGTCTGCTTGGCCAGGTCGTCTGCGCTCTCAATGGGGGAGACCATCCTTTCCACGGTAAGGAAGGCGGCCAGATTGGCTGTATaggaggagatgatgatgagggtaAAGAAccaccaaactcctcccacgATTCGACCGGAGAGCGACCTGGAGACAAGAAGCGAGAAGACAGGTAGACGTTACGTTCAGGGTGATCAcactttttttaacattttgttaatTGTCCTAAAATACTCTTTGTCCTTCTTTGTTTTAGTCCTCGGTAGATTCATGTCCTCTTTGTACCATTGAGCAGTAAAGGAAATTTCTTTCCAGCCTGCAGTAAAAATTCTAAACAATAACCAATACACTTCTGTTCTGCACCTCTGTGTCTCACTGAAGTCGAGTTGGGAGTGAACATAAAACAACCTTTTTAGAGCTGAACTCTGCTCCTGCTCTTGACCAGAGCCCCTGAAGTTGCCTCCTGGTGTCTTCTCTTCATGAAGGTCCAGCAAGTCCtgccctctgctcctcctgggCCTCCCAACACAACATTACAGAAAGCTCCTTCACTGTCAACTCACCCCAGGCCAACATCTTTTCCTGACTGGTGTAATCACACCTCTGGAAAAAGAAGTGCTTGTATTTGGTGTGAAAACATCATtactcttattttttattttctacagtAGGTGTGACAACTGAGAGATGGCTCCACCTGCGGGGAACACACCAACACCAGCATCCATACCTCCAATCGGCTTCAGACGCACAGATACATTAACACGGAGCACTCTTTCAGATGCTGCTAAGCCCTGGAGTCGTAAACGGCTCATCTAAAGGTGACCCGGTGTGACGTGGAGCACTAACACAGCCACAAACACACCGGTATGACACTCGTGTCAGGATGCACAGCACTGAGACAGCTGACCCCACTCTCCAGCAAAGCATCTCCACCCACATGGATTAAACCAGCGCTCAATACTaaaacagcaggaatgtcagGCGCGTAGGTCAGAGGGCATCTTCTGACATTTAATTCACAAAACTACCAAACCGATTTCTACAAAATTTTGTGCAGGGATGCATCATGGGTCGAGACAGTTTAACAGACGTGTAGGAGATGTGCAGTCCAGTCGAATCTATTGATGGTTAAAACAGTGAGATGTCACAGTAACCCAAAGCCTAAAGTCCTTAAGAACTTAAGAGCCATTAATAAAGATTTAagacacacttacacacacacacacacacacacacacacacacacacacacacacacacacacacacacacacacgcatgcacacacacacaaagtagtTCATCCAGAACAGAATCAGCCTCAGGCCTTCACACAGCTCCACTAACCAGGCAGCATGTCAGACAGGATTGTACATGTTCCATGataacacgtgtgtgtgtgtgtgtgtgtctgtctgtctgtccacgcTGTACATCACAGTGCATCTCAGTCGGCCTTTTTGCTTCGGGGTTAATGAGGTTCGTTGCTGTGAGGACATTTTGTTCAGTTCTTATTTTTTCAAAGGTTTTTCTGGAAATCAATGAAAGATTATTAGTTTGgggtaaagaaataaagaataaaggaagAAGGGTAACAGCTAGCCTGGCTAATGTAGCTTAGCGCTCAATAGCATAAAGTCTAgataaaattgaaaacaaatagCCTGGCACCAAGTGGCAAAAAGCCTCCTCATCCTGAGAAAGATAGATGAGTCTTCatcattctgacatttttcaggTGTCAAATAcaagaatattttaattttaatatcacAAATGAATTGTCgctgcaaacaaaaacagacacaatccAAGCCTTTGAtcaaaaatcattttgtttgagtaaaaactcaaacaaaaaataaaaaatggattgAGTCCCACAATCAACAGAGTACTCTCCCCCACTGACACACAGGTAAATGCTTTCCTACCTGGGGGAGATGTCACAGCCCTGCTGCATGAAGGCCCCCAGAGAGAACCACAGAGAATTAAAGATCCCAAAGTCATTGGTGTGTTCTGGAGTCTCTTTGTCCttctgctggttctggttctgggagTAACctggaaacaacaacagcaaacagaaaacCAGTTCCACTTGATGCCAGAACTGAACCAAAATACGAGGGAGTCGGGTCCAGATGACGAAGAGGATGACGATGATGTACCTGGAGAATGAGTGAGTTCAGAAGACGACATTGGCAGAGCTCGTCTAGAGGCAGAGGAGGGCAGAGTTTCGTCTTCGTCGTCGGAGTCTTCGCCCTGCCATTCATAGGGACTGAAGCGACTGACCTGAGACACAGACGAGGATCGTCAGCATCAGGAATACCATCAGCTTCCCTTCCCACATCCATGACACCCCCTCACCAGGAAGAGCACCACGCTGACGCCGATGTAGGCGAAGACGATGCACATCCAGATCTCGTAGGCCAGCGGGTCGAGGAAGGAGAACACGCCGGGTTTGGATTTGGTGGGTTTCTTGATCATGATGGAGATTCCCAGAGACATGAAGGGTTTGGTGAAGTCGATCACCTGCTCCCGCACCAGAGTGATGGTCAGAGGGGCGACCGCCACGTCCGCCTTCTGCAGGGGGAGAGGAGGCTGGTGGACTGGAACCATACTGGTATACCAGTACTAACCCGGTACACTAGAACCATCCTGTTATGCTGCTATAGTTTGTTTCCATGCTGTTTCTTCCTGTTTCACATCCCAGATGttggttttcattttgcatCTCTTGGATTTTATGCTTCTGTTGACTCTTTGTACAAAACAAATCTACAGCAGATGGATCCGCAAAATCTTCCTAAATCCTTTCAAGCTTGTACTCGCAAGGGATTTAAAAACCAACCCACTCCTGTTATACGATACAAAAAACTGTGACTAAAGAACtcccacaggatgacatcatcccacaggatgacatcatctggaggTTGACCAGTCCAGGAGGAGACCTGCTGTTATCAGTGCTGATGAGGGATACACAGATTACTGATTCAAACTTTAATTGACAAATGTTATGATTGTTGTGGTTTTGGTGCTGTATTTgatatttaatgaaattaagATCATTTCTCAcagttaaaaataacaaaaatgccAAAGTAAATTTACAAATTAACATAGCACTGTGTTTTTAATCCTCTTGTCAATCAAATATCTCATTTGATGCCAGAAAAAGTCTGAAatgtcctcttttcttttttcactatGTTGTTTTAGTGGTGGTTTGATTTATTCTGTAGCTGAAGGCTGGAGgttcatcatcattattcaaACCAGTGTCTTTTTCATCTATTGTCTCTATTTCTATTCCCTCCAGGTTCAATTTGAAACATTTGTGACTTGGGTGGGAAAATAATTTATgaattcatgaaaaaataaacattacaagagagaagaacatttttaaactgaTTCCTAGCTaaaattttcattcaaataCTTCAAAATAATGTCCTACTGCTTATTTAGTTACAACttaagtttaaaatgtttttaaaatgtcggAACCAGTAAAAGTTGgagatgatttttaaaataattccaacCTTAAGCTTTAAGTAAGCTGACTGGACAGGCCAACTGGTTGAGTGGACTCACCCCGTACACCAGTTCTCCCACCATGCCGTTCCACATCTTGGTGTGAGCATCTCTGGCGCCATACTTCCCGTCGCCCACCAGCTCCAGCCGGTAGACAAATCCGACGTGTTTGGCGATCTCTGAGGCCAGTTCAGCGCAGTAACCTTCGTACTTGTCGTTTCCTTCAAACTGCTCGTGGTTGCTCTTCAGCATCATGTAGGGAGCTTCCTGTGGGCGGAGGGTGACACGGTGAACGCCATGTCTTCTGCATGTGTTTTCTATTTATCCATACAtcaatccatttttatttagacGAGACCGACTGCTATCGTCTTGTCTTTCGCTTTATGGGTCATTGGTGTTGGTGGAGCCTGTTCTCACAAACTACAGGCGAGAGAAAGGATCCACTCTGAATGTGTCGCAGGTGCATCTCAAAGccagacaaaagacaaacaaccactcaggTACACACTCATCCCTACTGACAATTTAGAACTCATCAAtccacctaaattgcatgtttttggaggtgaaacGAAGTCCAataagccggagagaaccccttTGTATTTTCCAAGAACGTCATCAAGTCCTTCCTGATCTTACCAGTATGGTGGTGACGATGTATGTCCTGTTCTGAAGACCATAGAACTCTTCAACACCCGGATTGTAGATGGCTGTGCTCACGTAGCCTCTCTTTTCATTCCAGTAGCCAATCTGAACACAGGGTAGTGACAGCGTTACACAACAAGCCATCAGATTTTATCAGAACTAAAAGAGTGGTATATGTTACGTCATACACGGCTCCAAAAAACAGTGAAAGAAGTGGAGATTGTAACTGAAACCAAACCAGTCCTCCAACCACCAACAAACCACAAACAGAACCAGCAGATTTGATCACCTGAAAGGGAATGCAACCATCCATTTATATAATTCTATATGTCTACTGACATGACCCTGATGGAAAGAGCTTTACGTATGGAATTACTGCTCAGTATGCATCTTTAATACGGAGCTGAGAGGTGTTAGTTAATGTGCTTCCTGTGTTTGGCCTCCAGCTGACCTGATCTGACCGACGGCAGCGGCAAGTGAACCTAAATTCCAGGCTTCAAAATGTCACCACTGAAGCCTCTATGAGTCGTTTGCTACACTACAAAGCAAGCAGGATTTTCACCTCGTTACAAAGAAAAGTGAGGCTGTAATGTTGTGGGGATGGAGTTTAGCTGagctgcagggtttttttttacaaaaacaaatgctGCAGCAGCTGATTTCACTGATGATCACACCTTTAATCAGAGGAGAGGGAGCTAATTATTAAAATGAGCTGATACGGTGAAAACGTGCAGCTCGCTGCACGACGCGGCTCCGTCGGAGAAAAAGGACACAATGAGCGGCGCTGCACCTGTCTTGGCCCCACGTGGCTGAGCTCCATCACCGTCAGGGTGTAGTTGGTTCGATGCCCTCGCTCGTCAAACTGAACTTGACCTGTCAGCCCCTCCAGACGCACCTGGAAACACGCAGCACTGTGTTGACTGGGTGTCCACGCATGTGAGGACATTGTACACCTGTGAGTGTTTGGTTACCTGTTGCAGCGCTCTTTGAATGTCGATACCCTGTCCCCAGGGGGCGGGCGGGTTGGCCAGACACTCCCCTGCGTTGCCACGACGAGAGATATCAATGCGTTGCTGCCGCAGGTTCTGGAAAGCCATCGCCATGACACTGACGCCATCGTACGTCAAGGCGCCTGTGtactgaagaagatgaagatgaagacgttCAGAAGATTAATGTTAAATTGGATCTCTTCATGACAAGACATTCATCATAAACAGcttttcaacacatttatatTCAGTAAACAATCCtctatttgtgtttattgtcatTAATGGTGAAGCCCTTCCGGACGGGAATCAAATTACCTTCTGTTTGTGATTTGATCTGACTGATATTCTGCAGCTGTGTCACAGCTGCAGAATATCAGTCAGGATGTTTGCTTACCGTTAGCGCTAACAAAATACCCTGTTGATTCACATTACTacacttttattgtgaaacagacaggaagtaaaacaaaCGATTATTTTCTTCAAGATAAAAGCCATCAAACTTCACTTGGATTTAACATAAGGAAGACGCTGATGgatatttatgaataaagtattttcagcactataaagcgcaccgaaaagcctataattttctcataaacctacagTGAGCCTTAtgatccggtgcaccttatgtatgaaataaattataaaatgaacaaTTGATTAAAGGTGCGCAttatagtgctgaaaatactgtactgcgTACTTTCAGCCTCCTTCGGGCCAGCTTAACATCTTTGTTGTCGAATTCCATCCAGTCCTGGTTGATCTTCACCACAGCTGGATCCGACTGGTTGACTAGCTGGAAGCCCGTCACGTTTGGTCCCAGCTTCTGGAACTCCGTGATGTTCAAGTCCAAGAAGCCCTGCCgtacgcacacaaacacacacatacgcacacacaccatTTGACCAACAGAACTGGGGCTGTAGATCCTGCAATCCCGTTGAAGAGCGACTCACCAGATTGGCCAGGATGTAATGGTAACTCTTCAAGTGTCTCTTCTGAGCAGCAATCTGAGGAATATACAAGTTAGCATAAATGATATGCTAATGATTTCTTCTGATGTTTCTGATGGTGATAAAAAGCATCCATTACGCATTCATCACAGTCTCCTGCATGCGTGTGTCCCCTCAAACAGCTGCTAATTGGAGGACTCAAACTCCTCTTTGAGGAATTAATTGCCCGTCTTCACTATCAAGCAGAGATGGAAAGAATGAGAAAAAGAGTCTCCTCGGATTGATGGCGGACGAcaggaaaggaagagaaggagagaaaaaggcaaagtggggagagaaagaggaaattgAGGAGCAGAGTAAAAAGAGAAATTGTatggaagatgaaaaagaggtggacagaaaaacagatgcagagagggaaggaggaggagaaagaggaggaagcaggTGCTGACTCCCTCTCAGGTCTTGTTAGCGAGCATCAGTTGATGAATCTCCACTAAAGCAGCTGGGCTGCGGAGTTTAACTTGAAGAAGGACAGGGAGGAGAACCATGATCCTCCTAAACTCTTGTTGCCTCCTCTTGCTTTCTATCCTTCTTATTGTTGGGATTTAATAAATTCCAAGTAAAGAACAGAAATACAAGGATAAAAATCATCTCAACTAATGTTAGCATGAAGCTAAAAGCCCAGCTGTTGAGCTGCTAACATGGGTTTCATGATTCTTTGAGGTTCTTTATTTTCCCATATAATAAAGAAGCGTTTTCCTTATCAAACACCACCTGATACTTTAGCCTCTGTTAGCCAGCTGCCATTCAGCAGGAGGGACATTTCCCTTAGTTATGCCTGGTCTCTGGGCACGCgtcctttcttttctctgctGCGCCTCCTTCCTACGGCAAGCCAAATAATTCAGCAGCATGGCCAGGACTGACAGCAGCTCTCCAGCTGTCCCGCTCCATCCAGTCAAGCTGCAGCAGAAGAACTCGTGTTTACAGCTCGCGGCTCTCAGCCAGATACAACAGTGGTTTCCAAAACACCAGTGTGACGCAAGTCCAGGTGTGCTGTGAGAGTCTGTGGCAAACATGCATTATTATTGCGGCAATACACAACCTGGGGTGGAAGCAGCTCTTTTTCTGAAGTCTGAGGCAGGCTGGGAAGCAACCTGGTAGGTACTGCATGTGGTTTTTAGTCGAAATCTAGTCCAATTCCTTTTGAGGAAAAGTGGATAAAATACATCCCATCCAGCCTGTTACGTTCAGGTGAACAAAAGTGACCCTAAATGCCCCCTTTGGACGAGGAGTAACAAAGGTCCAGTCCTCCCTGGTCCTACCGCTTCGTTTGTGTGATATCAGAATGCAAATGCTGCATCAATGAAGGATGGCTGCTTTGTATCTTCACAAATAAccagaaaaaatattataaattcaGATATATATCAAATGAATGTTGATGTAAATAAACATTTGAttgctttgttaaaaaaaaaatcactatttaCATGCTGGTGGAAGTTGAACCCCAGCGACTGACCTGTAAGTCACGATGTGACAGGTTCATCTCATCTAGCTGGACTGCCTGCAAATGGTCAAGCTGTTTAATTGGACCTGCTCTAAAAAAAACTATTCCATAATATTCCCACATTTTTCACCAACgctctctgttctctctctctctctctctccgagCAGCCAATTACCAGTGACGCTGAAATCGAACGGTTCggtatgaaaatgaaaactcaGTGAAAGGGCTGCGAGGGCAAAAACATTCTGCAGAACATTCTGCTGCTCTGAGGATGGAAGGCAGAGTGGGaacaacaaaagacaaatagaaacagaaaaactaaaGTTTGGAAGGTCTGTTCCGTGATGGAAATGTTGTGCATGAGTGGAGTAAAGTGGGCAGCGCTGCAGGAGTAACAAACAGAAAGACAACAACTAAACCCCTGCTTCAGAAACTGAGATTGTTGTTCTTGctttcacacaggtcagactaaCGTGATTTATCGACATCAAACGGGTGTTTTACCAGGTTGAGGATGGAGTTGAGTCGTTCCAGCTCACAGTTGATGATGATCTGAAAGTCCTTCTTATGATCCAGATCCGCCAGCAGTTTGATGAAGGCGGCTTCTGTCAGTGTGTCCAGATTAACGGAGGTGACCTGCCAGGTCCTTTCTGCTGCCGTGTCCAGGATCCTCTGCAGAACCGACAGACCTGCGAGAAACAACGGCGGTTAAATCTGAAACAATtgtgaagaaaaagatgaagttTCCATGATGTTTCTGGAGACTCAAGTTTCATTTTAACAAGCTACAACTTTGTAGTGATCTAACAAGATGAAATAATTCTGAAGTGTCtaatttaattctgtttttgcagaatgacattaaaacataacCGGTCTCATCCTTTTATGATGCAGTGGAATTTTAATCTCATTTCAATGCGATTTTGTTACCGGAATCAAACCCAGGATGTCGCTCATCTTGGACGATGGCTGGAGTTTAATTGCCTTCTATTGCGCTAAAATGCTTGTGAGTGTAATCTTGATGGAAGCGTGCGTCACTCCACAACCTGTATTCAGCGTTAATGGTGCCTTTACAGATGGTAAATGGACTGTAATTATAGAGCGCATTTCTAGTCTGACTCACTGCTGAGTGCTTTACAACGCCATCCAGCCTCCACCCAGTCACGGTGGTAGAGGCTAGCATGCAAGGCACCACCTGCTCATCACGAGCAACAACCATCCACGTCCTCATGGAAACGCCACGGCGACCAGCGTGGACCCAAGGAGGAGGGTGGAGAAAGCAGGAAATTAAAATGACGACGTTCCAATGAGTAGATCACTAAACTGCAAGATACCACGCTGCAAAAACAGCACATTTGCAAACATCACTTCATCAGGAGAAATCAGATTTGACAATCTTAGAAAGAGGACAAAGTTAAAGCCAAATGCTAACAGTGGCTAAAAGCAGCAATGCCTATTTCTgctcaataaaaacaaacacaacatgcaaATGAGACATTTCGGCCCTGTTGGTGAAGCTGGCGAGCACACAACCACGCTGGGATGTTTTTCATGTGATGTGGAGAAGCTCTGGCTCCTCAAACTGAATgtcaagctgtttttttttttttcactgaaatCAAACTCTTGTGATGTTTGCTGTTTGCCTCAGGCTGGATTTGGTCTGGGTTTAACATCAAAAAAGCTGCTCCACTCTGAGACAGCCCCGACacgtgatgtttttat is part of the Antennarius striatus isolate MH-2024 chromosome 13, ASM4005453v1, whole genome shotgun sequence genome and harbors:
- the LOC137606344 gene encoding glutamate receptor 1-like isoform X1, with the protein product MRLQSFPVSSFLLPLLLLPLGLCSGTSFPSNINIGGLFPTGSHEYEVFRFALAQHQDVPKLVPQVDMVDTGSSFAMTYAFCSQFSKGVYAIMGMYDRRTVNMLMSFCGSLHVCFVTPSFPIQTNNQFVLQLRPQLQEPLMALLDHFSWTRFVYMYSSDSGLSVLQRILDTAAERTWQVTSVNLDTLTEAAFIKLLADLDHKKDFQIIINCELERLNSILNLIAAQKRHLKSYHYILANLGFLDLNITEFQKLGPNVTGFQLVNQSDPAVVKINQDWMEFDNKDVKLARRRLKYTGALTYDGVSVMAMAFQNLRQQRIDISRRGNAGECLANPPAPWGQGIDIQRALQQVRLEGLTGQVQFDERGHRTNYTLTVMELSHVGPRQIGYWNEKRGYVSTAIYNPGVEEFYGLQNRTYIVTTILEAPYMMLKSNHEQFEGNDKYEGYCAELASEIAKHVGFVYRLELVGDGKYGARDAHTKMWNGMVGELVYGKADVAVAPLTITLVREQVIDFTKPFMSLGISIMIKKPTKSKPGVFSFLDPLAYEIWMCIVFAYIGVSVVLFLVSRFSPYEWQGEDSDDEDETLPSSASRRALPMSSSELTHSPGYSQNQNQQKDKETPEHTNDFGIFNSLWFSLGAFMQQGCDISPRSLSGRIVGGVWWFFTLIIISSYTANLAAFLTVERMVSPIESADDLAKQTEIAYGTLDGGSTKEFFSRSKIAVFEKMWSYMRSADPSVFVKSTNEGVNRVRKSKGKYAYLLESSMNEYIEQRKPCDTMKVGGNLDSKGYGVATPKRSPLRIPVNLAVLKLNEQAILDKLKNKWWYDKGECGHKDSGRKDKTSALSLSNVAGVFYILIGGLGLAMLVALVEFCYKSRIESRRMKELIDAAMMSTSLGGMMGGGGGTASGGFGGGGGASGLGGENGRVVAHDFPKVGAQSLPCMSKAAGLGLSSTGM
- the LOC137606344 gene encoding glutamate receptor 1-like isoform X3; protein product: MRLQSFPVSSFLLPLLLLPLGLCSGTSFPSNINIGGLFPTGSHEYEVFRFALAQHQDVPKLVPQVDMVDTGSSFAMTYAFCSQFSKGVYAIMGMYDRRTVNMLMSFCGSLHVCFVTPSFPIQTNNQFVLQLRPQLQEPLMALLDHFSWTRFVYMYSSDSGLSVLQRILDTAAERTWQVTSVNLDTLTEAAFIKLLADLDHKKDFQIIINCELERLNSILNLIAAQKRHLKSYHYILANLGFLDLNITEFQKLGPNVTGFQLVNQSDPAVVKINQDWMEFDNKDVKLARRRLKYTGALTYDGVSVMAMAFQNLRQQRIDISRRGNAGECLANPPAPWGQGIDIQRALQQVRLEGLTGQVQFDERGHRTNYTLTVMELSHVGPRQIGYWNEKRGYVSTAIYNPGVEEFYGLQNRTYIVTTILEAPYMMLKSNHEQFEGNDKYEGYCAELASEIAKHVGFVYRLELVGDGKYGARDAHTKMWNGMVGELVYGKADVAVAPLTITLVREQVIDFTKPFMSLGISIMIKKPTKSKPGVFSFLDPLAYEIWMCIVFAYIGVSVVLFLVSRFSPYEWQGEDSDDEDETLPSSASRRALPMSSSELTHSPGYSQNQNQQKDKETPEHTNDFGIFNSLWFSLGAFMQQGCDISPRSLSGRIVGGVWWFFTLIIISSYTANLAAFLTVERMVSPIESADDLAKQTEIAYGTLDGGSTKEFFSRSKIAVFEKMWSYMRSADPSVFVKSTNEGVNRVRKSKGKYAYLLESSMNEYIEQRKPCDTMKVGGNLDSKGYGVATPKRSPLRNPVNLAVLKLNEQGLLDKLKNRWWYDKGECGIGGGDSKDKTSALSLSNVAGVFYILIGGLGLAMLVALVEFCYKSRIESRRMKELIDAAMMSTSLGGMMGGGGGTASGGFGGGGGASGLGGENGRVVAHDFPKVGAQSLPCMSKAAGLGLSSTGM
- the LOC137606344 gene encoding glutamate receptor 1-like isoform X2 — translated: MRLQSFPVSSFLLPLLLLPLGLCSGTSFPSNINIGGLFPTGSHEYEVFRFALAQHQDVPKLVPQVDMVDTGSSFAMTYAFCSQFSKGVYAIMGMYDRRTVNMLMSFCGSLHVCFVTPSFPIQTNNQFVLQLRPQLQEPLMALLDHFSWTRFVYMYSSDSGLSVLQRILDTAAERTWQVTSVNLDTLTEAAFIKLLADLDHKKDFQIIINCELERLNSILNLIAAQKRHLKSYHYILANLGFLDLNITEFQKLGPNVTGFQLVNQSDPAVVKINQDWMEFDNKDVKLARRRLKYTGALTYDGVSVMAMAFQNLRQQRIDISRRGNAGECLANPPAPWGQGIDIQRALQQVRLEGLTGQVQFDERGHRTNYTLTVMELSHVGPRQIGYWNEKRGYVSTAIYNPGVEEFYGLQNRTYIVTTILEAPYMMLKSNHEQFEGNDKYEGYCAELASEIAKHVGFVYRLELVGDGKYGARDAHTKMWNGMVGELVYGKADVAVAPLTITLVREQVIDFTKPFMSLGISIMIKKPTKSKPGVFSFLDPLAYEIWMCIVFAYIGVSVVLFLVSRFSPYEWQGEDSDDEDETLPSSASRRALPMSSSELTHSPGYSQNQNQQKDKETPEHTNDFGIFNSLWFSLGAFMQQGCDISPRSLSGRIVGGVWWFFTLIIISSYTANLAAFLTVERMVSPIESADDLAKQTEIAYGTLDGGSTKEFFSRSKIAVFEKMWSYMRSADPSVFVKSTNEGVNRVRKSKGKYAYLLESSMNEYIEQRKPCDTMKVGGNLDSKGYGVATPKRSPLRIPVNLAVLKLNEQAILDKLKNKWWYDKGECGHKDSGRKMHAIG